Below is a genomic region from Pedosphaera parvula Ellin514.
CGCGCACGCTCCCATCGTTGCCAGATAAAAAGGATAACCAGGAGTACAACGACTCCGATCAAAACTGTCCGCCATTGTCTGGTCATGGAATCTCAGTTGATTCGATTTTCTTCAATGCTCCCTCTGCCGCTTCCCGCACATTGCTATATTCATCCTTGAGCGCTTCCTTTAGAGCAGGAACAGCCTCCTTTGCCGCCGGACCAATTTGCCCCAATGCAATCGCCGCCTTTCCCCTGACCCGGTTATTTTTCTCTGCCTTCAAAATTTCCAGCAGCGCCGGGACTGCTGGTTTCGATTGATCTCCATAGGCTCCAAGGAATCCGGCTGCGCTCCATCTCACGCTCTCAACTGGATTTTTCAATTCCTCAATCCGAAATGGAACAATCGCATAGGCCTGATGGTCAATCTTCCATAAGGCATCCGCCGACATGTAGCGGACCTGCCGGTCGGCCTCGGTCCTTTCCTCAACCCGTTCTTTCAGCCGGGCGATCGCCGCGCCAGCCTTGCTGCCTGTAAGCCCCAACGACTCGGCGCTACACTTCCGCGCGAGACTGTTAGTGCCACCCAGCTCCTCTATCAAACGAGGAATCACCTTCTCATTCTGTTCGGCAAGTTTCACCAGTGCCTGGATGGCTACAGGGGCCATTTCGCTCTCCTGCAAAGCCGCGACCAAAATGTTCAAGACTTCGGGATTATTCCTGCCTGCCACTCCCAGCAGCCCCAATATTTTCACTCGGACTAATTCGTCTGAATAATAAATAAAGAAGCGCTGCCCACTGACTGCCGGGCCGCGGGGAATGGTGCCAGTTGTGGTCTTCCTTTCGCGCAATTTTGAATAAAAGGGAATCAGTTCTCCAACAACATTGGTTGCGCTTGGCCCTAACTGGGCCAGCAAAAGAGCGGCATCTCCGCGCCTCCCGTTCCAATCAGTCTCCGCCGGCACAATCCGCTTCACCCAACTGGGCCAGTTTAAACGGTGGGTGGCATACCATCTCTCCCATGAATCCGCCCGCTTCAACCGTCTTACGAGGAAAGGGGCCGCCGCAGATCCCATGCTTCGAAAAGCCTCCCGTGGATCACCAGGCGGAGTGCTCTTCTGAACAGGTAAATATCCCTGGGAGTGGACGTTGAACCAAAAGTCTACATCTTTTCCTCCGTAGCTCGGAATAGGTTGCGGCGACCAAAATATAAAAAGCAAAACCAACGCGCCGCTTAACAACGCGAGGCCAAACCACAACCTGTTTTTTTTGGTCTTCACACCTTGTGGAGAAGGCGGGACCAACAGTCACATGACTCAAGGGAACCCAGCCTTTTCTCTTAGGCCAAGGCTACTGCGCTCGATTTGGTTGAGTCAACCCGCAAAAACCTGAGTCAATCCCGCACCGGCTTCAAAATGGGCGTGGCATGGCAATTGCTTCACCCGCGTCACACACCAGCAGGTCCGGTTGCCCCACTCATTTCCCGAATGAAATCTCGATTTCGTAAGTATCACTCCCATTGGGATTATCCACGAAACGCACCCATAAAGCTTCTTTCTCAGCCCACATCGTGGCCAGGTCCCGGCCTTTTCGGTTCACAATTTTGGCTGTCGAAAAGTCCACAGATTTCGGTAAGAAAGTATTCGTCCCCTCATTTTTTATCACCTCATCCTGCTGGGGAAACCATGAAACATTGTTCAGCATGACCCTGCCCGGCAGCAGACGCCCTCCATGCTGCAAGGTTGCGCCGCCCGAATTGATAATAAAGCAATCACTGCCGTCGATTTCCGCCGTGATTTTTAAAGTCGCCGGAATCGATGCGATTGCTTTGGCGGGTTTTGGATTGGACACATGGAAATGCACTTTAAACTCATATTCATCCGCTCCGTTTTGGATATCATCGATATAAACAATCAAAGCATTCTCCGCCCGTTCCAATGCCACGACCCCGCGCCCGTGGATTTCCTCCAAATCCACCGAGTCCAGGGAGAATGTTTCGGGTAAAAATTTTGATGCCCCGGCTGAGGTCAGATAGTTTTTCTCCCGGGGATTCCATTGTGCTCCATTTACTTCGACCGCTCCCTGCGGCCAGTCCCAATGAACATGCTCCCAAAGCGCCCCGTCTCTCGTGATCGTAATCTTATCCGAGCCATCAATCGTTCCTTTAAAATGGAATACCGCTTCGGGAATTTCCGTTGTCGATGGTTTGCTGGTGTTTGTTAATTTCGCCGGACTGGTGCCCAAAGGTGGGATGGTAACATACCGCAATTCACTGGAGAGCACGCTGGCGGTCGCAGACTGAGGAGTGGACTTCAAGCGGAAGAATTGCATCCCGTCTGGCTTCGGCAATGTGAAAGCCACATCGCCCCCACCGGAAGGGACCTCCAAAATCGCCTTCTCCTCCCATTGCGTCTCAAGGCTGGGCCGCATTTCCAGTATCACCTGACCCAGTCCGGGTGGAACGGACGCCGCCAATATCACATTCGTGCCCTCGCTCCGGATGGAAGTGATGACCAATTGAGTATTCCGCGGCACCTCGGCAGCCATTGCCAGGAAGGCAACAACCCCAATGCTCAAGATCCCACCAAGAGGCCCCACACGTAACCTATTTAATCTCATAAGAATCTTCCTGCCACATTCATTCAAAGTGAGCTTGCTGCGGCCTCATTTGTTCAAGGAATGAGAATGGTTTTGGCTGCTGGCAATTCATACACCCTGGGGTTATTTTATGCAATACAAGCCTTCCTTTTCACCAACTGTCACCAGTTCATGCCACGTTCAAAACAGGCTTAAAATAAGGCTTTTTGCTTAATTTGGAATTGACATCAAGCCCTTAAAAAGCTGTCATCTACCCTATCGCCGTCGCCTTTACCACCCCTGAAGGGGAATCAGTGCCTCGGCATAACTTTTTTGAAAGCTAATGAGTGATAAAAAAATCAACGTGGCCATCGTCGGCCTCGGTTTCGGAGCGGAGTTCATTCCCATTTATCAACGCCACCCCAACGCCAACATGTACGCCATCTGCCAGCGTACGCAGGAAAAACTGGATCAGGTTGGCAATCAGTACGGGATCGAAAAGCGTTACACCAGTTTCGAAGATTTGCTCAAGGACCCGAATGTCGATATGGTCCACATCAATTCTCCGATCCACATGCATGCCCCTCAGAGCATCGCAGCTTTGAAGGCGGGCAAGCATGTCGCCTGCACCGTTCCGGCAGCCACCAGCATCGAGGAATGCAAGCAGATCGTCAAAGCCGCCCAAAAGGCGAAGAAGAATTACATGATGATGGAAACCGTCGTCTATTCGCGCGAATTCCTGTTCGTCCGCGAATTGCGCGACACCGGCAGGCTTGGCCGCATCCAGTTCATGCGCGGTTCCCATCTCCAAAACATGCAAGGCTGGCCCGGTTACTGGGAAGGTTTGCCCCCGATGCACTACGCCACACATTGCATCAGTCCGTGTCTCGCTATCGTTAAAGGAGAGGCAGATTACGTCTCTTGCATCGGTTCTGGCCGGATTTCTGAGAATTTAATCGCCAAATACGGATCCCCGTTCTCCTTTGAATCCGCTCATTTCAAGATCCGCAACCAGGATGTCGGCTTCGAAGTCACCCGCTACCTGTTTGATGCCGCCCGTCAGTACACCGAGAGCTTTGACGTCTATGGCTCGGACACCTCCTTTGAATGGCAATTGATCGAAGGCGAAGAACCTGTTCTCCATCTCGGCGGTGAAAAAGTGGAAAAGGTGAAGGTGCCTGATTACGCGCACCTCTTGCCGGAACCGATCCGCCGCTTTACGACCAAAGGAGTTTATGACGATGAACACGCTCACCTTTCCTTCATCCAAGGTGGCGGCCACGGAGGCTCGCATCCGCACTTGGCCAATGAATTTCTCATGAGCATCGTTGAAGGCAGGGCATCTTTCCCCGATGTCTATCAGTCCGTGAACTGGACCTGTGCAGGAATTTGCGCGCATGAATCGGCCATGCGCGGGGGTGAAATCGTAAAGTTGCCGGACTTCCGCAGTTAAAAGAACACAAACAGAACTAACGTATATGGATAAAGCAAACGGCATCGCGCCCAACGCAAAACGTCTTCTCTTTGCCGGGTTTATGGCCATTTTGGCTGCTGGCATTGGGTTTGGCATTCGCGGGGGCATCTTCGGCGATTGGGTGAAGGCATTTAATTTCACCGGATTGCAAATCGGCCTGATCGGAGGAGCAGGCTTCACCGGATTCTGCTTCGGCATCATTATCGGAGGCATCATCGTCGATAAAATCGGTTATGGAAAACTCGTGGCTGCAGCCTTCGCGTTCCATGTCGTCTCCGCGCTCGTGACCCTTCGGTGCCAGCAACGGCATGGCCCCCCAAACGGCGTTCGTCTATCTCTGGACAGGCACGTTTTTATTCGCGATCGCGAACGGCACATTGGAAGCCGTGGCTAATCCACTTGTTGCCACCTTGTTTCCAAATAATCGAACCCATTATCTCAACATTCTGCATGCCTCCTGGCCGGCGGGCATGGTGCTTGGCGGCTTCGTCCACACTGCGCTTGGCAGTCAAAGCTGGAAGTTGCAGTTAGGCTGCTTCCTGATTCCTGCAGCCATCTATGGAGTTCTTTTCCTCGGTCAGAAGTTTCCAAAATCGGAAGCCTCGGCCAAGGGTCTTAAATTGGGCGAAATGCTCCGTGATGTCGGCATTTTGGGTGCCGCCGTGGTCGGTTTGTTTATTTTCCTCTTCTTCAAAGATGGTCTTGGACCGCTTCTGGCTGGTTTCACCGGCAACGAAACTTTCTTCGGCGGCCAAACCTGGTTCTATATTTCAGCTGCGGTTGGCGGCGCAATCCTCCTAATGTTCGGTGGAGCGAGTCGCTGGACATTGGGTGCTCCATTATTGTTTGTGCTCTTCATCACACATGTTCTGGTTGGCGCGGTCGAGTTGGGAACAGATGGCTGGATTCAAAATATTGAAGACGCGATTCTCGCTCCGGGCGATGGCACCAAACTGTTCATCTTCACCTCAGCGCTCATGTTCGGCCTCCGATTCTGTGGACATTTTATCGAGCACAAGCTCGGTCTAAAACCAGTTGGTATTTTGGTTGTTTGCGCCATCCTTGCCTGCATTGGCTTGAACATGGTCAGCAATGTCACCAGCTTCGCTGGAGCCCTGCTGGCTCTCACAGTCTATGCTCTCGGCAAGACTTTCTTCTGGCCTACGATGCTCGCAGTCACTTCAGATCGATTCCCGCGTTGCGGCGCAGTCGCGATTTCGATCATGGGTGGCTTGGGCATGATGTCAGCAGGTTTGGTGGGTTCTCCAGGGCTCGGTTATGCCAAGGACCGTTTCTCCGGTGAAACGCTGCAACATGCAAATCCTGCCATTTATGCCGAATACAAGGCTCCCACCCCCAGCAAGTGGCTTATCTTTAGTGAAGTTCACGGCATTGATGGCCAAAAGTTGGAAGCAGTTAATGCTATACCGGCTGACAAACGTACCCCCGATCAACAGACGGTGGTGAGCGCCTACATCTCGGGTAACCGGGAAACCTTGAAGGTGGACTCTATTATACCCGCGACCATGGCAGGCATTTATCTGCTGCTGCTGATCTATTTCAAAACCCAAGGCGGTTATAAGGTCGTTCACATTGCCAGTGAAGGGGACTCCGCGAAAGATGCTCCACGTAAGGAACCTCAAACTGCATAAGCAGCCGGATCACTGATTCTGATGGGCGGCCAGCAATGGCCGCCCTTTTTTATTTCCCTGAAATATCAGTGCTCAACTCAGGATTGATAAAACCGTTGCGATTCCGTCTGGAATATCTTGTTGCCACTGAGTGCCGCTGCTATCGAGACACCCTGGTTTAGGCAAATTTGAATCGCACGATCATCGTAGAATCGGATCAATCTGAAATCCTTCTGATTCGTAACCTCCATGTGCCCCAAACCATGCTTCACCGCCCAGGCTTGGATGATTGGAATATTGGCAGCTTCACACGCACGCGCTGAAAATATCTTCACCGTCACGCCTGCTGCCTTCAGGCTATGGATCATCTCAATCATGGCCATCACCGGTTCGCCAATAGGATAAGGCGGCTCGAAATGTCCCGGATTATCGGTGCGTGACAACGTGCCATCCAGGTCCACGCCCACCCAGTCTTCGTTCGGCACAAAGGTTGGCTGGTCATTAACATCAAATTCCACCCAGACTCCCTGGCGGCCGTTGGGTCCTGGTCCGCTCTTAATTTTTAAAGGTCCCATAATTGTTTGCGCAAGAAATTCATTCCACTGGTTTGGCGTGCAAAGGGATTTCGTTATTGACGCATCTCTGGAGAGAACTGAATCATAATCCGCGTTGATTGACACTGTAAAAACGAAATCCGTGAAGGTGCCTGCCTCGCGTTCTTTATCACCCTTGTGGATCTATGGACTGTTGATTCTGATATTGCTGGTTACAGCAGCCATTCGTTTCCGCTTGCGCGAACTGCCCTTGGAACGGGATGAAGGGGAATACGCCTACGCCGGGCAACTCATGCTCCAGGGCATTCCACCCTATCAACTCGCCTACAACATGAAGTTTCCGGGAACCTACGCTGCCTATGCTCTGCTTATGGCCCTGTTCGGGCAGACCCCAACCGGGATCCATCTCGGACTTTTGATTGTTAATGCTGGAGCCATTTTGCTGGTTTATTTTTTAACCGCACGGCTATCGGATAAAAGAGCGGGACTCATTGCAGCAGCCCTTTATGCCTATCTTTCACTCAGCGCGGAAGTCCTGGGTCCAGTGGCTCACGCGACTCATTTTGTCATTCTCCCTGCACTGGGAGGTTTGCTGCTGCTCCTGCATGGCATTAATCGCCGATCCAGTCTGAGCCTCTTTGCGAGCGGAGTGCTACTGGGGTTTTCCGTGCTCATGAAACAACACGGTGCATTTTTTATTTTGTTTGCGGGAAGTTACTTGATCTATCGCAACGCACGTCCACTCAAATTGAGGCAGCTTGGCGTGCAGGCAACAATGCTTGCTCTGGGAATAGCCACTCCACTGGCACTTACGGTGCTTCTGCTTTGGAAAGCGGGCGTTCTGGACAAATTCTGGTTTTGGACGATCAAATATGCGCGCGAGTATGCGACTGAATACCCCGGGAATTTGGAGGTGTTTAAGAACCTGGCGGGCAGCACTCCTCACGTGCTATACCCACTGGCATGGGCTGCAGTGCTGGGTCTGGTGATTCTTTGGCGCAAAGCGGATCGCACGGTGGCGATATTCTCCACCGGATTTTTTGTTTGTTCTGTCCTCACGATTTTTCCAAATTTCAATTTCCGCCCCCATTACTATGTTCTTTTATTACCGGCAGTCGCCATGCTGACCGGGGTATTGGTCATCTCCGCCCGGGAATATCTCCTGCGCGCGCAGAGCAGAATTCCCGCTGCCCTGCCAGTCGCTCTGCTTTTAATTTTCCTCGCCGGACGCCTTTTCCATGAACGCGCGCTCTTCTTTCAATCCTCACCTGCTCAAGCCTGCCGATTGCTTTATCCACGCAGCGCCTTTCCGGAATCCGTACAGATCGCCCAGTATTTGAAAGCCCATTCCCCCGACAATGCGCGCATTGCAGTCCTGGGTTCGGAACCGCAAATTTATTTCTATTCACAGCGACACTCCGCCACGGGATACATCTATACCTACGCCCTGATGGAACTACAGCCCTATGCTTTGCAAATGCAGCGGGAACTGATCAGTGAAATCGAAACCACCCAACCGGATTATATAGTGTCCGTGGAGGACGGAGATTCCTGGATCGTGCGCCAGACCTCCGAGCCGCTCATCTTCAACTGGTCAGCAAAGTATTTGCAAACCCATTACAATAAAGTCGGCCTCCTTGAGATTCTTCCGGATGGCCAATCCAGTTTGCGTTGGGGTGATGACATCAAAACCAGCCGGAAGGTCATGGATGTTTACCTGAACATATTTAAGCGAAAAGATTCGAACTAACCGCGCCCTCGTGTCCGACACAAAACATCAGCCAAGCTAAGAAATTATTCGTCGCCGTTATCCGAACCGCCCTTCTTCTCCCAGCGACGCTGAGTGCGTTCAGGCAGGGAAGTATCCACTTTTACAAAATAGGTTTGATCGCCGAATTGCTCAGCAGCCGCTTTTTCGAGTTTCAACGAAGGCGTCACAGAATACTTCTCATGCGTCTCGATATAAACGTATTCGCCGGTTGCCTGACGGAAACGCAAAAATAACGGGCATCGTCCCGGATGCGCCGTGGCCAGTTCGAAGAGTGATTGAATCTTATTCTCATCCAGATGGGCGGCATCGAGGCGGAAAAATACCTGCTTGGTGTATTTCCTTGGCGCATCTTCCAGCAACATGATTTCCTGTGGAAAAATTTTCGGCTTATCTTCTCCCGCACTCACTTCGCCGATCACGAGCAGCGCATTGTTCACCACAAACAGGTGTCGATACTTGTCGTAATTCTCGTTCATGCAAAGGAGTTGAACCGTGCCGTCCAAATCCTCCAGCGTCACCATGGCATAAGGCTTGTTGCTCTTTTTGGAAACCCCTTGCTGCACCACCGACACCAAACCACCGATGCGGGTCAGTGCCCGATTCTCCAACTTGGGCAGTTCGGCGATCTTCGTCAGCGCATACTTTTCGAGTAGTGGAACATAGGGATTGATCGGATGACCGGTGACATAGAATCCAAGCAGTTCCTTCTCCGCCTGCAACAACTCGTGCTCGGGCCATTCAGGCAGCTTGGCGACCACTTCCGGCTTGTCCTCCCGGTTTTCTTCCAGCATGTCGAACATGGAACTCTGCCCACGTTGACGATCTTGAATGATGCCTGCGGCACGGGTCAACGCCTTGTCGATATGCGCGTACATGGTCGACCGGGTTTCCTTAAATGCATCGCACGCACCGGACTTGATTAGCGCTTCCAGCACCTTGCGATTGACGGTGCGAATATCCACGCGCTGGCACATATCTCCCAGCGAAGTAAATTCCCCACCCGCTTTGCGCGCATCCAGAATGCTTTGCACCGCAATTTCACCAACGCCTTTGATCGCCGCCAAACCGAACCGAATCACCTCGCCATTCCGCGCCGGCGCGAACGCCACCTGGCTTTCGTTGACATCGGGCGGCAGCACTTCAATACCCATCGAACGCGCTTCCGCGATGAACTCAGTCAACTTGCTCGTGTCCGCCATGTCGTTCGTCATCATGGCGCTGAGGAATTCCACCGGGTAATTCGCCTTCAGATAAGCGGTCTGATAGGCCACGATGGCATAAGCAGCGGCGTGCGATTTGTTGAAACCGTAACCGGCAAATTTTTCAAGCAAATCGAAGATCTGGTTTGCCTTGGCCGCCGGAATTTTATTAATGCTGGCGGCACCTTTCACGAAGGTCTCGCGCTGCTTCTGCATTTCCTCGACCTTTTTCTTGCCCATCGCGCGACGCAGCAAATCGGCGCCGCCGAGCGTGTAACCGGCGAGATACTGAGCCGCCTGCATCACCTGCTCCTGGTAAACCATGATCCCGTACGTCTCACTGCAAATTTTTTCGAGCAGCGGATGCTCATATTCAATCTTCACCTCGCCATGACGGCGCTTGATGAATTCCGGAATCAGGTCCATCGGACCGGGGCGATAAAGCGCCACCAACGCCGTGATGTGCTCGACCGAACCAATCTGGAACTTGCGACACAAATCGCGCATGCCACCAGATTCCAACTGGAACACACCCAACGTCCGCGCGTTGTTCAGCAGGTCGTAAGTCTTCTTGTCATCGAGCGGCAGGTTGTCGATGGGAACATCAACGCCCTTGGTCGCTTTGATCATCTCGCAGGTATTGCGAATGACCGTCAGCGTCTTCAACCCGAGAAAGTCCATCTTCAGCAGGCCGAGTTCGCCCACTGGATTCATCGCGTACTGCGTGACCAATGTACCCTCTTCGTCCTGCTTCAGCGGCAGCAGGTTCACCAATGGCTGGTCGCCGATGACCACGCCGGCCGCATGCACGGAAGAATTGCGCGTGATGTCTTCCAGGGCAAAAGCCGTATCAATCAATTCGCGCGTCACCTCTTCAGTATCGTAAGCGGCCTTGAGATCCGGCGATTGCTTCAACGCCTTGTGCAAGTCCATCTTCAGTTCGTTGGGAATCATCTTGGCGAGACGATCGCAATCGCCATAGCCAAGTCCCATCACACGACCCACGTCACGCAGCACCGACTTCGCGCCCATCGTGCCGAACGTCACGATTTGCGCCACGGACGAATTACCATACTTCTTACGCACGTACTCGATCACGTCCGCACGGCGGTCATCAGCAAAATCGATGTCGATGTCAGGCGGATTAACACGTTCAGGATTGAGGAATCGTTCGAAGAGCAGTGCATAGCGGATCGGATCGACGTTCGCGATTTCCAACAAATAGGTGACGAGCGAACCGGCAGCGGAACCACGAGCCACGCAGGAAATACCTTGTTCACGTCCGTACCGCACGAAATCACCGACAATCAAAAAGTAACTGATGAACCCGGTCTTCTCGATGACCTTCAATTCCATCTGCAAACGATCAATCACTGCCTTCACCGCTTCCTTGACCGCAGGATCTTCCAGATTGGTTATGGGTTCGTCCACATGATGGCCGTTTCCATTACCTTGAACTTTAGCGTCAGGACTTTGGACTTTATAGGTCGGCAGGCGACGCGCATCGTCAATGCCTTCCACGATGAATTCCTGGCCTTCCGCCCGCACATGCATTGTGTAACGGCGATGCAAACCTTCAGCCAGCAGCTTGCGTAAATATCCCTCGCGAGTATAAGCCTCGGGTGGATCGAACACGGGATAATGCAACTTGCCAAATTCAACTTCCAGGTTGCACTTCTCAGCCACTTCGAGCGTGTTTTGCACTGCCTCGGGGATCTCGGCAAAACGCGCCTTCATTTCCTCGGCGGAGCGCAGATAGAACTGCTCCTCCACATATTTCATGCGCTTGGTGTCAGCCAACTGGGTTTGCGTGCCGATACAAATCAAACAGTCGTGCGCATGCGAATGCCCTTTTTCGATGTAATGAACATCG
It encodes:
- a CDS encoding HEAT repeat domain-containing protein, translating into MKTKKNRLWFGLALLSGALVLLFIFWSPQPIPSYGGKDVDFWFNVHSQGYLPVQKSTPPGDPREAFRSMGSAAAPFLVRRLKRADSWERWYATHRLNWPSWVKRIVPAETDWNGRRGDAALLLAQLGPSATNVVGELIPFYSKLRERKTTTGTIPRGPAVSGQRFFIYYSDELVRVKILGLLGVAGRNNPEVLNILVAALQESEMAPVAIQALVKLAEQNEKVIPRLIEELGGTNSLARKCSAESLGLTGSKAGAAIARLKERVEERTEADRQVRYMSADALWKIDHQAYAIVPFRIEELKNPVESVRWSAAGFLGAYGDQSKPAVPALLEILKAEKNNRVRGKAAIALGQIGPAAKEAVPALKEALKDEYSNVREAAEGALKKIESTEIP
- a CDS encoding Gfo/Idh/MocA family protein is translated as MSDKKINVAIVGLGFGAEFIPIYQRHPNANMYAICQRTQEKLDQVGNQYGIEKRYTSFEDLLKDPNVDMVHINSPIHMHAPQSIAALKAGKHVACTVPAATSIEECKQIVKAAQKAKKNYMMMETVVYSREFLFVRELRDTGRLGRIQFMRGSHLQNMQGWPGYWEGLPPMHYATHCISPCLAIVKGEADYVSCIGSGRISENLIAKYGSPFSFESAHFKIRNQDVGFEVTRYLFDAARQYTESFDVYGSDTSFEWQLIEGEEPVLHLGGEKVEKVKVPDYAHLLPEPIRRFTTKGVYDDEHAHLSFIQGGGHGGSHPHLANEFLMSIVEGRASFPDVYQSVNWTCAGICAHESAMRGGEIVKLPDFRS
- a CDS encoding MFS transporter; its protein translation is MANPLVATLFPNNRTHYLNILHASWPAGMVLGGFVHTALGSQSWKLQLGCFLIPAAIYGVLFLGQKFPKSEASAKGLKLGEMLRDVGILGAAVVGLFIFLFFKDGLGPLLAGFTGNETFFGGQTWFYISAAVGGAILLMFGGASRWTLGAPLLFVLFITHVLVGAVELGTDGWIQNIEDAILAPGDGTKLFIFTSALMFGLRFCGHFIEHKLGLKPVGILVVCAILACIGLNMVSNVTSFAGALLALTVYALGKTFFWPTMLAVTSDRFPRCGAVAISIMGGLGMMSAGLVGSPGLGYAKDRFSGETLQHANPAIYAEYKAPTPSKWLIFSEVHGIDGQKLEAVNAIPADKRTPDQQTVVSAYISGNRETLKVDSIIPATMAGIYLLLLIYFKTQGGYKVVHIASEGDSAKDAPRKEPQTA
- a CDS encoding glycosyltransferase family 39 protein; the protein is MIDTVKTKSVKVPASRSLSPLWIYGLLILILLVTAAIRFRLRELPLERDEGEYAYAGQLMLQGIPPYQLAYNMKFPGTYAAYALLMALFGQTPTGIHLGLLIVNAGAILLVYFLTARLSDKRAGLIAAALYAYLSLSAEVLGPVAHATHFVILPALGGLLLLLHGINRRSSLSLFASGVLLGFSVLMKQHGAFFILFAGSYLIYRNARPLKLRQLGVQATMLALGIATPLALTVLLLWKAGVLDKFWFWTIKYAREYATEYPGNLEVFKNLAGSTPHVLYPLAWAAVLGLVILWRKADRTVAIFSTGFFVCSVLTIFPNFNFRPHYYVLLLPAVAMLTGVLVISAREYLLRAQSRIPAALPVALLLIFLAGRLFHERALFFQSSPAQACRLLYPRSAFPESVQIAQYLKAHSPDNARIAVLGSEPQIYFYSQRHSATGYIYTYALMELQPYALQMQRELISEIETTQPDYIVSVEDGDSWIVRQTSEPLIFNWSAKYLQTHYNKVGLLEILPDGQSSLRWGDDIKTSRKVMDVYLNIFKRKDSN
- a CDS encoding DNA polymerase III subunit alpha; this translates as MSHADFVHLHLHTEYSLLDGACRLDRLMDKAHELKFPSLAITDHGVLFGAIDFYKAARDKGIKPIIGCEVYVAPHSRTEKKSANGGRDVYNHLVLLAKDEIGYKNLIKLVTAAHLEGYYYKPRIDKEILAANKEGLIALSGCLASEIPEAIMKDNLQKARDGIDWFKQTLGAENFYLELQNHGIPEQAKVNKHLIPWAKEFGLKLVASNDVHYIEKGHSHAHDCLICIGTQTQLADTKRMKYVEEQFYLRSAEEMKARFAEIPEAVQNTLEVAEKCNLEVEFGKLHYPVFDPPEAYTREGYLRKLLAEGLHRRYTMHVRAEGQEFIVEGIDDARRLPTYKVQSPDAKVQGNGNGHHVDEPITNLEDPAVKEAVKAVIDRLQMELKVIEKTGFISYFLIVGDFVRYGREQGISCVARGSAAGSLVTYLLEIANVDPIRYALLFERFLNPERVNPPDIDIDFADDRRADVIEYVRKKYGNSSVAQIVTFGTMGAKSVLRDVGRVMGLGYGDCDRLAKMIPNELKMDLHKALKQSPDLKAAYDTEEVTRELIDTAFALEDITRNSSVHAAGVVIGDQPLVNLLPLKQDEEGTLVTQYAMNPVGELGLLKMDFLGLKTLTVIRNTCEMIKATKGVDVPIDNLPLDDKKTYDLLNNARTLGVFQLESGGMRDLCRKFQIGSVEHITALVALYRPGPMDLIPEFIKRRHGEVKIEYEHPLLEKICSETYGIMVYQEQVMQAAQYLAGYTLGGADLLRRAMGKKKVEEMQKQRETFVKGAASINKIPAAKANQIFDLLEKFAGYGFNKSHAAAYAIVAYQTAYLKANYPVEFLSAMMTNDMADTSKLTEFIAEARSMGIEVLPPDVNESQVAFAPARNGEVIRFGLAAIKGVGEIAVQSILDARKAGGEFTSLGDMCQRVDIRTVNRKVLEALIKSGACDAFKETRSTMYAHIDKALTRAAGIIQDRQRGQSSMFDMLEENREDKPEVVAKLPEWPEHELLQAEKELLGFYVTGHPINPYVPLLEKYALTKIAELPKLENRALTRIGGLVSVVQQGVSKKSNKPYAMVTLEDLDGTVQLLCMNENYDKYRHLFVVNNALLVIGEVSAGEDKPKIFPQEIMLLEDAPRKYTKQVFFRLDAAHLDENKIQSLFELATAHPGRCPLFLRFRQATGEYVYIETHEKYSVTPSLKLEKAAAEQFGDQTYFVKVDTSLPERTQRRWEKKGGSDNGDE